In one window of Xiphophorus hellerii strain 12219 chromosome 23, Xiphophorus_hellerii-4.1, whole genome shotgun sequence DNA:
- the LOC116714583 gene encoding matrin-3-like isoform X4 encodes MFPFRQPSDSDLRPDPRRYGSGAERDFFRPPQESLSPGPAPQDGVLSLLSSCGLEPEDLSVLAKLPEDILTVESLPQILKQIKGQKAPPPAFPPRPEEPFHLGTAKPLPARPPSPPPPSSSFKAFSSAPRDWERLRHQPVQYPLHLLSAESRPDRWPGQQAAGSGRSPPPPSSSSTRRAVDQDLRPRPPVYGKDGSSFSGSAGRTRPSRFSGSGDFRTAPPLDERRRNSRPSFSSRVPDRVPNLNRARDPASGAMPSKKQALDFHGTSPPAFPYSCSLCDIAVLSEKVWIQHVNTTGHADGQLNLLQRFPRWDCRLESAGRDENQSNHRRDGANPAPPPPRPNQNRADPQTSKKQQKASDKGKVVCAKFPPQAVDEASLRKLIEPFGKVGKILMFPSLAFVEMGSSDQAKDLVKFYSSSDPEARKVKVEFNISNAFSFLQSSQVVSFTPAPSGEDGRSDLLSIAKRFGEPLYTLFLPSKAFVEMKLSAEAQKLVDYYSASALRINGATIQVAFSSEYRTLLRVPSAQKYEDEPAETKEPNRTRQARTRSGSRDRSRGGRRRRSGSGDRKRPETRTRTRSRSRERYGTSSPGQNQNQTEGKPKEPQNPESRSAEPQRDEGDDDDKAQPAAGEEEDQLADEDQSDSDIEGMEVIAEDGQNLDEEEEEEEEEEEEQKPESPGAGRTWTAAGKVLWREKLISGNDFPDGGELEKTGAEEEEEEEVEFPVDLESCITLDEVKTDDEDEAPPADCRCEDVGKKGSGEPGPEPTGPTPDHESSGSVSRTQEEPEPSDQTRSTETLEPEPDRTGLEPESQTGSQKVLETRRAKIRSRKSSGDDGTRTGSNEEPDQRKTASRTAPEPGPEKRKATPENDDVPLKTLRRENGPEPGQNLSTAEPEADEEKKQQIKTDEQNPTEPEPREQECGAPPAEGAAEPQKPVGAEFVRPVVGYFCNLCQLIFIDEDEAKLQHCATPAHYRKYQEKTGKDPWMS; translated from the exons ATGTTCCCGTTCCGACAGCCGTCCGACTCGGACCTGCGGCCCGACCCTCGGCGCTACGGCTCTGGAGCGGAGCGGGACTTTTTCCGCCCCCCCCAGGAGTCTTTGTCGCCGGGCCCCGCCCCCCAGGACGGCGTCCTGAGCCTGCTGAGCAGCTGCGGCCTGGAGCCGGAGGACCTGTCGGTGCTGGCCAAGCTTCCTGAGGACATCCTGACCGTCGAGTCTCTTCCTCAGATCCTCAAGCAGATCAAAGGCCAGAAAGCTCCGCCCCCAGCGTTCCCCCCCCGGCCAGAGGAGCCGTTCCACCTGGGGACTGCCAAGCCTTTACCTGCCAGGCCGCCCTCTCCGCCGCCCCCTTCCTCCTCATTCAAGGCCTTTAGCTCCGCCCCCAGGGACTGGGAGCGGCTCCGCCACCAGCCGGTCCAGTACCCGCTGCACCTACTCTCTGCCGAGTCCCGGCCGGACCGCTGGCCAGGTCAGCAGGCCGCCGGGTCAGGCAGGTCCCCCCCGCCGCCGTCCTCTTCGTCGACCAGGCGGGCCGTAGACCAGGACCTCAGGCCACGCCCCCCCGTCTACGGTAAGGACGGTTCCTCCTTCAGCGGGTCAGCAGGCAGAACCCGTCCTTCCCGTTTCTCCGGGTCAGGTGATTTCAGGACAGCTCCTCCTCTTGATGAGCGCCGCCGCAACTCCAGGCCGTCCTTCAGCAGCCGTGTCCCGGACCGGGTTCCGAACCTGAACCGGGCCCGCGACCCGGCCTCCGGCGCCATGCCCTCTAAGAAACAAGCTCTGGACTTCCACGGAACGTCGCCGCCGGCGTTCCCGTACTCGTGCTCGCTGTGTGACATCGCCGTTCTGTCAGAGAAG GTTTGGATTCAGCACGTCAACACGACTGGACACGCAGACGGGCAGCTCAACCTGCTGCAGCG GTTTCCACGGTGGGACTGTCGCCTGGAAAGCGCTGGAAG GGACGAGAACCAATCAAACCACAGGAGAGATGGAGCAAATCCCGCCCCGCCGCCCCCCAGACCCAATCAGAACCGAG CAGATCCACAGACGTCCAAGAAGCAGCAGAAG gcgTCAGATAAAGGGAAGGTGGTGTGTGCCAAGTTCCCTCCTCAGGCTGTGGACGAGGCGTCTCTGAGGAAACTCATCGAGCCGTTTGGAAAGGTCGGAAAAATCCTCATGTTTCCGTCTCTG GCCTTCGTAGAGATGGGTTCCTCCGATCAGGCCAAGGACCTGGTCAAGTTCTACAGCAGTTCTGACCCAGAAGCCAGGAAGGTGAAGGTGGAGTTCAACATCTCCAACGCCTTCAGCTTCCTGCAG AGCTCCCAGGTGGTGAGCTTCACTCCAGCGCCGAGCGGCGAGGACGGCCGGTCCGATCTGCTCAGCATCGCCAAGCGCTTCGGGGAGCCGCTCTACACGCTCTTCCTGCCCTCCAAG gccTTTGTGGAGATGAAGCTGTCGGCTGAGGCCCAGAAGCTGGTGGACTACTACTCGGCCAGCGCCCTGCGGATCAACGGCGCCACCATCCAGGTGGCCTTCTCCTCCGAGTACCGGACCCTGCT GCGGGTTCCGTCGGCCCAGAAGTACGAAGACGAGCCGGCCGAGACCAAGGAGCCCAACAGAACCCGACAGGCCAGGACCCGGTCCGGGTCCAGAGACCGGTCCAGGGGAGGGCGGCGGAGACGGAGCGGTTCTGGAGACAGGAAGAGACcagagaccagaaccagaacccggtcCAGATCCAGAGAACGGTATGGAACCAGTTCTCCcgggcagaaccagaaccagacggaGGGGAAGCCCAAAGAACCACAGAACCCAG AGTCCAGATCGGCTGAACCTCAGAgagatgaaggtgatgatgatgataaagcCCAACCAGCGGCTGGGGAAGAGGAGGACCAGCTGGCTGATGAAGATCA GTCCGACAGCGACATCGAGGGCATGGAGGTCATCGCCGAGGACGGACAGAACCTggacgaggaagaggaagaggaggaggaggaggaggaagagcagaaaCCAGAATCACCTGGAGCAGGTCGGACCTGGACCGCCGCAGGGAAAGTTCTCTGGAGGGAAAAACTGATATCAGGAAATGATTTTCCAGATGGAGGAGAGCTGGAGAAGACCggagctgaggaagaggaagaggag gaagtagaattCCCAGTGGATCTGGAGAGCTGCATCACTCTGGACGAGGTGAAGACGGACGATGAAG ATGAAGCGCCACCTGCCGACTGTCGCTGCGAGGATGTCGGGAAGAAGGGTTCTGGAGAACCCGGTCCGGAGCCGACTGGACCGACTCCAGACCATGAAAGTTCTGGTTCCGTCTCCAGAACccaggaggaaccagaaccttcagatCAGACGAGGTCCACTGAGACTCTGGAgccagaaccagacagaaccggTCTGGAGCCAGAGAGCCAGACCGGATCCCAGAAAGTTCTGGAGACACGACGGGCCAAGATCCGGTCCAGGAAGTCATCTGGAGACGACGGTACCAGAACCGGTTCCAACGAGGAACCCGATCAAAGAAAGACCGCCTCCAGAACCGCTCCAGAACCCGGTCCTGAAAAACGAAAAGCAACTCCTGAGAACGACGACGTTCCTCTGAAGACGCTCAGGAGAGAGAAcggaccagaaccgggtcagaacctgaGCACGGCGGAACCAGAGGCTGACGAAgagaaaaagcagcaaataaagacagacgagcagaacccaacagaaccagaaccacgtGAACAG
- the LOC116714583 gene encoding matrin-3-like isoform X10 — protein MFPFRQPSDSDLRPDPRRYGSGAERDFFRPPQESLSPGPAPQDGVLSLLSSCGLEPEDLSVLAKLPEDILTVESLPQILKQIKGQKAPPPAFPPRPEEPFHLGTAKPLPARPPSPPPPSSSFKAFSSAPRDWERLRHQPVQYPLHLLSAESRPDRWPGQQAAGSGRSPPPPSSSSTRRAVDQDLRPRPPVYGKDGSSFSGSAGRTRPSRFSGSGDFRTAPPLDERRRNSRPSFSSRVPDRVPNLNRARDPASGAMPSKKQALDFHGTSPPAFPYSCSLCDIAVLSEKVWIQHVNTTGHADGQLNLLQRFPRWDCRLESAGRDENQSNHRRDGANPAPPPPRPNQNRADPQTSKKQQKVRRFCSGHQEAAAGPQCVCVCQASDKGKVVCAKFPPQAVDEASLRKLIEPFGKVGKILMFPSLAFVEMGSSDQAKDLVKFYSSSDPEARKVKVEFNISNAFSFLQSSQVVSFTPAPSGEDGRSDLLSIAKRFGEPLYTLFLPSKAFVEMKLSAEAQKLVDYYSASALRINGATIQVAFSSEYRTLLRVPSAQKYEDEPAETKEPNRTRQARTRSGSRDRSRGGRRRRSGSGDRKRPETRTRTRSRSRERYGTSSPGQNQNQTEGKPKEPQNPESRSAEPQRDEGDDDDKAQPAAGEEEDQLADEDQSDSDIEGMEVIAEDGQNLDEEEEEEEEEEEEQKPESPGAGRTWTAAGKVLWREKLISGNDFPDGGELEKTGAEEEEDQQSHPEFSQMDDSRRTGDRPRRHVQERTALHLGL, from the exons ATGTTCCCGTTCCGACAGCCGTCCGACTCGGACCTGCGGCCCGACCCTCGGCGCTACGGCTCTGGAGCGGAGCGGGACTTTTTCCGCCCCCCCCAGGAGTCTTTGTCGCCGGGCCCCGCCCCCCAGGACGGCGTCCTGAGCCTGCTGAGCAGCTGCGGCCTGGAGCCGGAGGACCTGTCGGTGCTGGCCAAGCTTCCTGAGGACATCCTGACCGTCGAGTCTCTTCCTCAGATCCTCAAGCAGATCAAAGGCCAGAAAGCTCCGCCCCCAGCGTTCCCCCCCCGGCCAGAGGAGCCGTTCCACCTGGGGACTGCCAAGCCTTTACCTGCCAGGCCGCCCTCTCCGCCGCCCCCTTCCTCCTCATTCAAGGCCTTTAGCTCCGCCCCCAGGGACTGGGAGCGGCTCCGCCACCAGCCGGTCCAGTACCCGCTGCACCTACTCTCTGCCGAGTCCCGGCCGGACCGCTGGCCAGGTCAGCAGGCCGCCGGGTCAGGCAGGTCCCCCCCGCCGCCGTCCTCTTCGTCGACCAGGCGGGCCGTAGACCAGGACCTCAGGCCACGCCCCCCCGTCTACGGTAAGGACGGTTCCTCCTTCAGCGGGTCAGCAGGCAGAACCCGTCCTTCCCGTTTCTCCGGGTCAGGTGATTTCAGGACAGCTCCTCCTCTTGATGAGCGCCGCCGCAACTCCAGGCCGTCCTTCAGCAGCCGTGTCCCGGACCGGGTTCCGAACCTGAACCGGGCCCGCGACCCGGCCTCCGGCGCCATGCCCTCTAAGAAACAAGCTCTGGACTTCCACGGAACGTCGCCGCCGGCGTTCCCGTACTCGTGCTCGCTGTGTGACATCGCCGTTCTGTCAGAGAAG GTTTGGATTCAGCACGTCAACACGACTGGACACGCAGACGGGCAGCTCAACCTGCTGCAGCG GTTTCCACGGTGGGACTGTCGCCTGGAAAGCGCTGGAAG GGACGAGAACCAATCAAACCACAGGAGAGATGGAGCAAATCCCGCCCCGCCGCCCCCCAGACCCAATCAGAACCGAG CAGATCCACAGACGTCCAAGAAGCAGCAGAAGGTGAGAAGGTTCTGCTCAGGTCATCAGGAGGCCGCCGCTGGgcctca gtgtgtgtgtgtgtgtcaggcgTCAGATAAAGGGAAGGTGGTGTGTGCCAAGTTCCCTCCTCAGGCTGTGGACGAGGCGTCTCTGAGGAAACTCATCGAGCCGTTTGGAAAGGTCGGAAAAATCCTCATGTTTCCGTCTCTG GCCTTCGTAGAGATGGGTTCCTCCGATCAGGCCAAGGACCTGGTCAAGTTCTACAGCAGTTCTGACCCAGAAGCCAGGAAGGTGAAGGTGGAGTTCAACATCTCCAACGCCTTCAGCTTCCTGCAG AGCTCCCAGGTGGTGAGCTTCACTCCAGCGCCGAGCGGCGAGGACGGCCGGTCCGATCTGCTCAGCATCGCCAAGCGCTTCGGGGAGCCGCTCTACACGCTCTTCCTGCCCTCCAAG gccTTTGTGGAGATGAAGCTGTCGGCTGAGGCCCAGAAGCTGGTGGACTACTACTCGGCCAGCGCCCTGCGGATCAACGGCGCCACCATCCAGGTGGCCTTCTCCTCCGAGTACCGGACCCTGCT GCGGGTTCCGTCGGCCCAGAAGTACGAAGACGAGCCGGCCGAGACCAAGGAGCCCAACAGAACCCGACAGGCCAGGACCCGGTCCGGGTCCAGAGACCGGTCCAGGGGAGGGCGGCGGAGACGGAGCGGTTCTGGAGACAGGAAGAGACcagagaccagaaccagaacccggtcCAGATCCAGAGAACGGTATGGAACCAGTTCTCCcgggcagaaccagaaccagacggaGGGGAAGCCCAAAGAACCACAGAACCCAG AGTCCAGATCGGCTGAACCTCAGAgagatgaaggtgatgatgatgataaagcCCAACCAGCGGCTGGGGAAGAGGAGGACCAGCTGGCTGATGAAGATCA GTCCGACAGCGACATCGAGGGCATGGAGGTCATCGCCGAGGACGGACAGAACCTggacgaggaagaggaagaggaggaggaggaggaggaagagcagaaaCCAGAATCACCTGGAGCAGGTCGGACCTGGACCGCCGCAGGGAAAGTTCTCTGGAGGGAAAAACTGATATCAGGAAATGATTTTCCAGATGGAGGAGAGCTGGAGAAGACCggagctgaggaagagg AGGATCAACAATCACACCCAGAGTTTTCACAAATGGACGACAGCAGGAGGACGGGGGACCGACCACGCCGTCACGTCCAGGAGAGGACGGCTCTACATCTAGGGCTGTAG
- the LOC116714583 gene encoding matrin-3-like isoform X1 has protein sequence MFPFRQPSDSDLRPDPRRYGSGAERDFFRPPQESLSPGPAPQDGVLSLLSSCGLEPEDLSVLAKLPEDILTVESLPQILKQIKGQKAPPPAFPPRPEEPFHLGTAKPLPARPPSPPPPSSSFKAFSSAPRDWERLRHQPVQYPLHLLSAESRPDRWPGQQAAGSGRSPPPPSSSSTRRAVDQDLRPRPPVYGKDGSSFSGSAGRTRPSRFSGSGDFRTAPPLDERRRNSRPSFSSRVPDRVPNLNRARDPASGAMPSKKQALDFHGTSPPAFPYSCSLCDIAVLSEKVWIQHVNTTGHADGQLNLLQRFPRWDCRLESAGRDENQSNHRRDGANPAPPPPRPNQNRADPQTSKKQQKVRRFCSGHQEAAAGPQCVCVCQASDKGKVVCAKFPPQAVDEASLRKLIEPFGKVGKILMFPSLAFVEMGSSDQAKDLVKFYSSSDPEARKVKVEFNISNAFSFLQSSQVVSFTPAPSGEDGRSDLLSIAKRFGEPLYTLFLPSKAFVEMKLSAEAQKLVDYYSASALRINGATIQVAFSSEYRTLLRVPSAQKYEDEPAETKEPNRTRQARTRSGSRDRSRGGRRRRSGSGDRKRPETRTRTRSRSRERYGTSSPGQNQNQTEGKPKEPQNPESRSAEPQRDEGDDDDKAQPAAGEEEDQLADEDQSDSDIEGMEVIAEDGQNLDEEEEEEEEEEEEQKPESPGAGRTWTAAGKVLWREKLISGNDFPDGGELEKTGAEEEEEEEVEFPVDLESCITLDEVKTDDEDEAPPADCRCEDVGKKGSGEPGPEPTGPTPDHESSGSVSRTQEEPEPSDQTRSTETLEPEPDRTGLEPESQTGSQKVLETRRAKIRSRKSSGDDGTRTGSNEEPDQRKTASRTAPEPGPEKRKATPENDDVPLKTLRRENGPEPGQNLSTAEPEADEEKKQQIKTDEQNPTEPEPREQECGAPPAEGAAEPQKPVGAEFVRPVVGYFCNLCQLIFIDEDEAKLQHCATPAHYRKYQEKTGKDPWMS, from the exons ATGTTCCCGTTCCGACAGCCGTCCGACTCGGACCTGCGGCCCGACCCTCGGCGCTACGGCTCTGGAGCGGAGCGGGACTTTTTCCGCCCCCCCCAGGAGTCTTTGTCGCCGGGCCCCGCCCCCCAGGACGGCGTCCTGAGCCTGCTGAGCAGCTGCGGCCTGGAGCCGGAGGACCTGTCGGTGCTGGCCAAGCTTCCTGAGGACATCCTGACCGTCGAGTCTCTTCCTCAGATCCTCAAGCAGATCAAAGGCCAGAAAGCTCCGCCCCCAGCGTTCCCCCCCCGGCCAGAGGAGCCGTTCCACCTGGGGACTGCCAAGCCTTTACCTGCCAGGCCGCCCTCTCCGCCGCCCCCTTCCTCCTCATTCAAGGCCTTTAGCTCCGCCCCCAGGGACTGGGAGCGGCTCCGCCACCAGCCGGTCCAGTACCCGCTGCACCTACTCTCTGCCGAGTCCCGGCCGGACCGCTGGCCAGGTCAGCAGGCCGCCGGGTCAGGCAGGTCCCCCCCGCCGCCGTCCTCTTCGTCGACCAGGCGGGCCGTAGACCAGGACCTCAGGCCACGCCCCCCCGTCTACGGTAAGGACGGTTCCTCCTTCAGCGGGTCAGCAGGCAGAACCCGTCCTTCCCGTTTCTCCGGGTCAGGTGATTTCAGGACAGCTCCTCCTCTTGATGAGCGCCGCCGCAACTCCAGGCCGTCCTTCAGCAGCCGTGTCCCGGACCGGGTTCCGAACCTGAACCGGGCCCGCGACCCGGCCTCCGGCGCCATGCCCTCTAAGAAACAAGCTCTGGACTTCCACGGAACGTCGCCGCCGGCGTTCCCGTACTCGTGCTCGCTGTGTGACATCGCCGTTCTGTCAGAGAAG GTTTGGATTCAGCACGTCAACACGACTGGACACGCAGACGGGCAGCTCAACCTGCTGCAGCG GTTTCCACGGTGGGACTGTCGCCTGGAAAGCGCTGGAAG GGACGAGAACCAATCAAACCACAGGAGAGATGGAGCAAATCCCGCCCCGCCGCCCCCCAGACCCAATCAGAACCGAG CAGATCCACAGACGTCCAAGAAGCAGCAGAAGGTGAGAAGGTTCTGCTCAGGTCATCAGGAGGCCGCCGCTGGgcctca gtgtgtgtgtgtgtgtcaggcgTCAGATAAAGGGAAGGTGGTGTGTGCCAAGTTCCCTCCTCAGGCTGTGGACGAGGCGTCTCTGAGGAAACTCATCGAGCCGTTTGGAAAGGTCGGAAAAATCCTCATGTTTCCGTCTCTG GCCTTCGTAGAGATGGGTTCCTCCGATCAGGCCAAGGACCTGGTCAAGTTCTACAGCAGTTCTGACCCAGAAGCCAGGAAGGTGAAGGTGGAGTTCAACATCTCCAACGCCTTCAGCTTCCTGCAG AGCTCCCAGGTGGTGAGCTTCACTCCAGCGCCGAGCGGCGAGGACGGCCGGTCCGATCTGCTCAGCATCGCCAAGCGCTTCGGGGAGCCGCTCTACACGCTCTTCCTGCCCTCCAAG gccTTTGTGGAGATGAAGCTGTCGGCTGAGGCCCAGAAGCTGGTGGACTACTACTCGGCCAGCGCCCTGCGGATCAACGGCGCCACCATCCAGGTGGCCTTCTCCTCCGAGTACCGGACCCTGCT GCGGGTTCCGTCGGCCCAGAAGTACGAAGACGAGCCGGCCGAGACCAAGGAGCCCAACAGAACCCGACAGGCCAGGACCCGGTCCGGGTCCAGAGACCGGTCCAGGGGAGGGCGGCGGAGACGGAGCGGTTCTGGAGACAGGAAGAGACcagagaccagaaccagaacccggtcCAGATCCAGAGAACGGTATGGAACCAGTTCTCCcgggcagaaccagaaccagacggaGGGGAAGCCCAAAGAACCACAGAACCCAG AGTCCAGATCGGCTGAACCTCAGAgagatgaaggtgatgatgatgataaagcCCAACCAGCGGCTGGGGAAGAGGAGGACCAGCTGGCTGATGAAGATCA GTCCGACAGCGACATCGAGGGCATGGAGGTCATCGCCGAGGACGGACAGAACCTggacgaggaagaggaagaggaggaggaggaggaggaagagcagaaaCCAGAATCACCTGGAGCAGGTCGGACCTGGACCGCCGCAGGGAAAGTTCTCTGGAGGGAAAAACTGATATCAGGAAATGATTTTCCAGATGGAGGAGAGCTGGAGAAGACCggagctgaggaagaggaagaggag gaagtagaattCCCAGTGGATCTGGAGAGCTGCATCACTCTGGACGAGGTGAAGACGGACGATGAAG ATGAAGCGCCACCTGCCGACTGTCGCTGCGAGGATGTCGGGAAGAAGGGTTCTGGAGAACCCGGTCCGGAGCCGACTGGACCGACTCCAGACCATGAAAGTTCTGGTTCCGTCTCCAGAACccaggaggaaccagaaccttcagatCAGACGAGGTCCACTGAGACTCTGGAgccagaaccagacagaaccggTCTGGAGCCAGAGAGCCAGACCGGATCCCAGAAAGTTCTGGAGACACGACGGGCCAAGATCCGGTCCAGGAAGTCATCTGGAGACGACGGTACCAGAACCGGTTCCAACGAGGAACCCGATCAAAGAAAGACCGCCTCCAGAACCGCTCCAGAACCCGGTCCTGAAAAACGAAAAGCAACTCCTGAGAACGACGACGTTCCTCTGAAGACGCTCAGGAGAGAGAAcggaccagaaccgggtcagaacctgaGCACGGCGGAACCAGAGGCTGACGAAgagaaaaagcagcaaataaagacagacgagcagaacccaacagaaccagaaccacgtGAACAG
- the LOC116714583 gene encoding matrin-3-like isoform X3, whose product MFPFRQPSDSDLRPDPRRYGSGAERDFFRPPQESLSPGPAPQDGVLSLLSSCGLEPEDLSVLAKLPEDILTVESLPQILKQIKGQKAPPPAFPPRPEEPFHLGTAKPLPARPPSPPPPSSSFKAFSSAPRDWERLRHQPVQYPLHLLSAESRPDRWPGQQAAGSGRSPPPPSSSSTRRAVDQDLRPRPPVYGKDGSSFSGSAGRTRPSRFSGSGDFRTAPPLDERRRNSRPSFSSRVPDRVPNLNRARDPASGAMPSKKQALDFHGTSPPAFPYSCSLCDIAVLSEKVWIQHVNTTGHADGQLNLLQRFPRWDCRLESAGRDENQSNHRRDGANPAPPPPRPNQNRADPQTSKKQQKVRRFCSGHQEAAAGPQCVCVCQASDKGKVVCAKFPPQAVDEASLRKLIEPFGKVGKILMFPSLAFVEMGSSDQAKDLVKFYSSSDPEARKVKVEFNISNAFSFLQSSQVVSFTPAPSGEDGRSDLLSIAKRFGEPLYTLFLPSKAFVEMKLSAEAQKLVDYYSASALRINGATIQVAFSSEYRTLLRVPSAQKYEDEPAETKEPNRTRQARTRSGSRDRSRGGRRRRSGSGDRKRPETRTRTRSRSRERYGTSSPGQNQNQTEGKPKEPQNPESRSAEPQRDEGDDDDKAQPAAGEEEDQLADEDQSDSDIEGMEVIAEDGQNLDEEEEEEEEEEEEQKPESPGAGRTWTAAGKVLWREKLISGNDFPDGGELEKTGAEEEEEVEFPVDLESCITLDEVKTDDEDEAPPADCRCEDVGKKGSGEPGPEPTGPTPDHESSGSVSRTQEEPEPSDQTRSTETLEPEPDRTGLEPESQTGSQKVLETRRAKIRSRKSSGDDGTRTGSNEEPDQRKTASRTAPEPGPEKRKATPENDDVPLKTLRRENGPEPGQNLSTAEPEADEEKKQQIKTDEQNPTEPEPREQECGAPPAEGAAEPQKPVGAEFVRPVVGYFCNLCQLIFIDEDEAKLQHCATPAHYRKYQEKTGKDPWMS is encoded by the exons ATGTTCCCGTTCCGACAGCCGTCCGACTCGGACCTGCGGCCCGACCCTCGGCGCTACGGCTCTGGAGCGGAGCGGGACTTTTTCCGCCCCCCCCAGGAGTCTTTGTCGCCGGGCCCCGCCCCCCAGGACGGCGTCCTGAGCCTGCTGAGCAGCTGCGGCCTGGAGCCGGAGGACCTGTCGGTGCTGGCCAAGCTTCCTGAGGACATCCTGACCGTCGAGTCTCTTCCTCAGATCCTCAAGCAGATCAAAGGCCAGAAAGCTCCGCCCCCAGCGTTCCCCCCCCGGCCAGAGGAGCCGTTCCACCTGGGGACTGCCAAGCCTTTACCTGCCAGGCCGCCCTCTCCGCCGCCCCCTTCCTCCTCATTCAAGGCCTTTAGCTCCGCCCCCAGGGACTGGGAGCGGCTCCGCCACCAGCCGGTCCAGTACCCGCTGCACCTACTCTCTGCCGAGTCCCGGCCGGACCGCTGGCCAGGTCAGCAGGCCGCCGGGTCAGGCAGGTCCCCCCCGCCGCCGTCCTCTTCGTCGACCAGGCGGGCCGTAGACCAGGACCTCAGGCCACGCCCCCCCGTCTACGGTAAGGACGGTTCCTCCTTCAGCGGGTCAGCAGGCAGAACCCGTCCTTCCCGTTTCTCCGGGTCAGGTGATTTCAGGACAGCTCCTCCTCTTGATGAGCGCCGCCGCAACTCCAGGCCGTCCTTCAGCAGCCGTGTCCCGGACCGGGTTCCGAACCTGAACCGGGCCCGCGACCCGGCCTCCGGCGCCATGCCCTCTAAGAAACAAGCTCTGGACTTCCACGGAACGTCGCCGCCGGCGTTCCCGTACTCGTGCTCGCTGTGTGACATCGCCGTTCTGTCAGAGAAG GTTTGGATTCAGCACGTCAACACGACTGGACACGCAGACGGGCAGCTCAACCTGCTGCAGCG GTTTCCACGGTGGGACTGTCGCCTGGAAAGCGCTGGAAG GGACGAGAACCAATCAAACCACAGGAGAGATGGAGCAAATCCCGCCCCGCCGCCCCCCAGACCCAATCAGAACCGAG CAGATCCACAGACGTCCAAGAAGCAGCAGAAGGTGAGAAGGTTCTGCTCAGGTCATCAGGAGGCCGCCGCTGGgcctca gtgtgtgtgtgtgtgtcaggcgTCAGATAAAGGGAAGGTGGTGTGTGCCAAGTTCCCTCCTCAGGCTGTGGACGAGGCGTCTCTGAGGAAACTCATCGAGCCGTTTGGAAAGGTCGGAAAAATCCTCATGTTTCCGTCTCTG GCCTTCGTAGAGATGGGTTCCTCCGATCAGGCCAAGGACCTGGTCAAGTTCTACAGCAGTTCTGACCCAGAAGCCAGGAAGGTGAAGGTGGAGTTCAACATCTCCAACGCCTTCAGCTTCCTGCAG AGCTCCCAGGTGGTGAGCTTCACTCCAGCGCCGAGCGGCGAGGACGGCCGGTCCGATCTGCTCAGCATCGCCAAGCGCTTCGGGGAGCCGCTCTACACGCTCTTCCTGCCCTCCAAG gccTTTGTGGAGATGAAGCTGTCGGCTGAGGCCCAGAAGCTGGTGGACTACTACTCGGCCAGCGCCCTGCGGATCAACGGCGCCACCATCCAGGTGGCCTTCTCCTCCGAGTACCGGACCCTGCT GCGGGTTCCGTCGGCCCAGAAGTACGAAGACGAGCCGGCCGAGACCAAGGAGCCCAACAGAACCCGACAGGCCAGGACCCGGTCCGGGTCCAGAGACCGGTCCAGGGGAGGGCGGCGGAGACGGAGCGGTTCTGGAGACAGGAAGAGACcagagaccagaaccagaacccggtcCAGATCCAGAGAACGGTATGGAACCAGTTCTCCcgggcagaaccagaaccagacggaGGGGAAGCCCAAAGAACCACAGAACCCAG AGTCCAGATCGGCTGAACCTCAGAgagatgaaggtgatgatgatgataaagcCCAACCAGCGGCTGGGGAAGAGGAGGACCAGCTGGCTGATGAAGATCA GTCCGACAGCGACATCGAGGGCATGGAGGTCATCGCCGAGGACGGACAGAACCTggacgaggaagaggaagaggaggaggaggaggaggaagagcagaaaCCAGAATCACCTGGAGCAGGTCGGACCTGGACCGCCGCAGGGAAAGTTCTCTGGAGGGAAAAACTGATATCAGGAAATGATTTTCCAGATGGAGGAGAGCTGGAGAAGACCggagctgaggaagagg aggaagtagaattCCCAGTGGATCTGGAGAGCTGCATCACTCTGGACGAGGTGAAGACGGACGATGAAG ATGAAGCGCCACCTGCCGACTGTCGCTGCGAGGATGTCGGGAAGAAGGGTTCTGGAGAACCCGGTCCGGAGCCGACTGGACCGACTCCAGACCATGAAAGTTCTGGTTCCGTCTCCAGAACccaggaggaaccagaaccttcagatCAGACGAGGTCCACTGAGACTCTGGAgccagaaccagacagaaccggTCTGGAGCCAGAGAGCCAGACCGGATCCCAGAAAGTTCTGGAGACACGACGGGCCAAGATCCGGTCCAGGAAGTCATCTGGAGACGACGGTACCAGAACCGGTTCCAACGAGGAACCCGATCAAAGAAAGACCGCCTCCAGAACCGCTCCAGAACCCGGTCCTGAAAAACGAAAAGCAACTCCTGAGAACGACGACGTTCCTCTGAAGACGCTCAGGAGAGAGAAcggaccagaaccgggtcagaacctgaGCACGGCGGAACCAGAGGCTGACGAAgagaaaaagcagcaaataaagacagacgagcagaacccaacagaaccagaaccacgtGAACAG